One Acaryochloris marina S15 DNA segment encodes these proteins:
- a CDS encoding Crp/Fnr family transcriptional regulator yields MSQTQISPALSSFHWSQSLEEVYQGRQTYEFKRGFNIVLHSHDIWIVCRGIIQLHTSDGDGNEAILGLACPEMPFGLPLTQIDPYTATALTDVVLMRISQQELEQSPILAQGIQVQLNRRLQQTEALLALNLHRRVSDRFQELLLLLTREIGEKTPDGVRIEVRLTHQQIAELVGATRVTATRILGELRKKGWLSVDKTRHIVIHESSVVDLQ; encoded by the coding sequence ATGTCACAAACGCAGATTTCACCAGCATTATCCTCTTTCCATTGGTCGCAGTCACTTGAAGAGGTCTATCAAGGACGCCAAACCTACGAATTTAAAAGAGGTTTCAATATTGTTTTGCATTCCCATGATATTTGGATCGTGTGCCGGGGAATCATTCAACTACATACTTCAGATGGTGATGGGAATGAAGCGATCCTAGGATTGGCTTGTCCAGAGATGCCCTTTGGTTTACCCTTGACTCAAATTGATCCCTATACAGCAACTGCGTTAACGGATGTGGTACTCATGCGTATCAGTCAGCAAGAGTTGGAGCAGTCGCCTATTCTGGCACAAGGGATTCAGGTTCAATTGAATCGGCGGTTACAACAAACTGAAGCGTTATTAGCTCTAAATCTGCATCGTCGTGTGAGCGATCGCTTTCAGGAGTTGCTGTTGTTGCTGACAAGAGAGATCGGGGAAAAGACCCCAGATGGAGTAAGAATTGAGGTTAGATTAACTCATCAACAAATTGCAGAATTGGTAGGGGCCACTCGTGTTACAGCCACTCGCATTCTTGGTGAACTGCGAAAGAAAGGATGGCTATCGGTCGATAAAACTCGCCATATCGTCATCCACGAATCTTCGGTTGTGGATCTCCAGTAA
- a CDS encoding PD-(D/E)XK nuclease family protein: MAYPLSATKLITYQQCPKAYNFRYERGLSSPSAFGSPAFGIALHKTLADIYKDWNYDYPLPSLDWFAVCWQHHTGDLKPAQIHEGWMALQLYYEKYVAPLPMIRKPLGVEGKIKASFQVNNIEFSITGRYDRLDYTDNGLELIDYKTSKTIGPSDGIDLQLGLYFLILEQVYPEALETLSLIYLRQGQKVTFDVTPDHHQQVRKLIGDIAVKLRADDEWKPEVGGHCNHCGYQKYCPAKSKKPEPLPEGTREARQVQLVLGI, translated from the coding sequence ATGGCTTATCCCCTTTCAGCCACTAAACTCATCACCTACCAGCAGTGCCCCAAAGCCTACAACTTCAGATATGAGCGGGGACTCTCTTCACCCTCTGCCTTCGGATCGCCTGCCTTTGGGATTGCCCTTCACAAAACACTCGCAGATATCTACAAAGACTGGAACTACGATTACCCCCTCCCTTCCCTGGATTGGTTTGCCGTTTGCTGGCAGCACCATACTGGAGATCTGAAACCAGCCCAGATTCATGAGGGGTGGATGGCCTTGCAGCTCTATTACGAGAAATACGTTGCCCCGCTACCCATGATTCGCAAACCTCTTGGAGTTGAAGGAAAGATCAAGGCCAGCTTCCAGGTGAATAATATCGAGTTTTCCATCACAGGCCGTTATGACCGCTTAGACTACACCGATAATGGTCTAGAGCTGATTGACTATAAGACCAGCAAGACGATTGGCCCATCCGATGGCATCGATCTACAGCTTGGATTGTACTTTTTGATTCTGGAGCAGGTCTACCCAGAGGCACTGGAAACGCTGAGTTTAATATATCTACGGCAAGGTCAGAAAGTTACGTTTGATGTGACGCCTGACCATCACCAGCAGGTACGAAAGTTGATCGGAGACATCGCGGTAAAGCTTAGAGCAGATGATGAGTGGAAACCAGAAGTTGGTGGGCACTGCAACCACTGCGGGTATCAGAAGTACTGCCCTGCGAAGTCCAAGAAGCCAGAGCCATTACCGGAGGGGACGAGGGAGGCGAGGCAAGTTCAGCTGGTTTTAGGGATTTGA
- a CDS encoding DUF5131 family protein, translated as MTTIEWTDHTINCLVGCTKVRAKGAKESGCKHCYAARASKSGRLQQFSQYQGVVDEQGNWTGQVNFVPEQLEKLFKFRKPIRVFMPSMSDPFHPAVKDEWLDQIFAAIALNPQVTVQMLTKRPRRMRDYLMTAKNRIRIAAVIKGRSTNASQKVLADLESCQWDWPLSNLWLGVSVENQKAADERIPLLAETPAAVRFLSCEPLLKPVDLGALAANWCITGGESGPGARPYDVDWIRSIRDQCKTADIPVFIKQLGSKPVGVPKLRSAKGGDIQEWPEELRVREFPEFG; from the coding sequence ATGACCACTATCGAATGGACCGATCACACCATCAATTGTTTGGTGGGCTGCACAAAAGTTCGAGCTAAGGGAGCCAAGGAAAGCGGTTGTAAGCATTGCTATGCAGCCAGAGCTTCAAAGTCAGGACGGCTGCAACAGTTTTCCCAGTATCAGGGGGTTGTGGATGAGCAGGGGAACTGGACAGGCCAGGTGAATTTTGTCCCTGAGCAGTTGGAGAAGCTATTCAAGTTTCGGAAACCGATCAGGGTATTCATGCCGTCGATGTCTGACCCGTTCCACCCAGCCGTGAAAGACGAGTGGCTGGATCAGATTTTTGCTGCAATCGCGCTCAATCCTCAAGTCACAGTGCAGATGCTGACCAAACGACCAAGACGAATGCGGGATTATCTCATGACTGCCAAAAACAGAATTCGGATTGCTGCTGTCATTAAGGGCCGATCAACCAATGCTAGCCAAAAGGTATTGGCTGACCTTGAATCATGTCAATGGGATTGGCCCCTGTCCAATCTCTGGTTAGGCGTATCAGTCGAGAACCAGAAAGCCGCAGATGAGCGAATTCCGTTGCTAGCAGAAACACCAGCAGCAGTCCGGTTTTTGAGTTGTGAACCACTGCTCAAACCCGTAGATCTTGGTGCTCTTGCCGCAAATTGGTGCATCACCGGGGGTGAGTCTGGCCCTGGCGCTCGGCCTTACGATGTGGACTGGATTCGCTCCATCCGAGACCAGTGTAAGACCGCAGATATCCCCGTGTTTATCAAGCAGCTCGGCAGCAAACCCGTGGGTGTTCCCAAGCTCCGTTCAGCGAAGGGTGGGGATATACAAGAGTGGCCGGAAGAGCTGCGAGTGAGAGAATTTCCAGAGTTTGGATGA
- a CDS encoding ASCH domain-containing protein, which yields MKIITLWQPWATFIALNLKQFETRSWGTRYRGKLAIHAAKRTIGLDGQAIVSQVNDLTGDKVPRKPCDYPLGCIVAIADLVDCPQMDSRLIDTQTELELAVGCWQPGRFAWQLGNIVALPDPSPYRGGQGLRDVRSETLKILMEQKT from the coding sequence ATGAAAATCATTACCCTCTGGCAACCGTGGGCAACCTTCATTGCCCTGAATCTCAAGCAATTTGAAACCCGCTCTTGGGGCACTCGCTACCGAGGCAAGCTGGCTATTCATGCGGCCAAGCGAACCATCGGCTTAGATGGGCAAGCCATAGTGAGCCAAGTTAATGATCTGACGGGTGACAAGGTGCCGCGCAAACCATGTGATTACCCACTCGGTTGCATCGTGGCGATTGCGGATCTGGTGGACTGTCCCCAGATGGACTCCAGGCTTATCGACACACAAACCGAACTGGAGCTGGCCGTGGGGTGCTGGCAACCTGGGCGCTTTGCTTGGCAGTTAGGAAACATCGTTGCACTGCCTGATCCTAGTCCCTATCGCGGGGGGCAGGGACTCCGAGATGTCCGATCTGAAACGTTGAAAATTTTGATGGAGCAAAAGACATGA
- a CDS encoding MT-A70 family methyltransferase, which produces MYAPTDKRGQQKLAITLNLVPNTPALPVGAYSLIVADPPWSYHLRESDKTHRGRCPYPSMTDEEILAMPVSSIAAPDSYLLLWTTNNHLPLAFKVMASWGFEYKAIHTWVKVTQDRSKIRYGIGHYGRNATEQILVGRKGKAKTFTALGLTDIPTAFQAPVGKHSQKPEEFYQMADRLGDALGGQRIELFSRCPRPGWENWGAEA; this is translated from the coding sequence ATGTATGCCCCCACTGACAAGCGTGGTCAGCAGAAGCTTGCTATTACGCTCAACCTTGTTCCGAATACCCCAGCCCTTCCTGTGGGTGCCTATTCCCTGATCGTGGCTGATCCACCGTGGAGCTATCACCTCAGAGAATCTGACAAAACCCACCGTGGACGGTGCCCTTATCCCTCGATGACCGATGAGGAAATCTTGGCGATGCCTGTGAGTTCGATTGCCGCTCCAGATTCTTATCTGTTGTTGTGGACGACAAATAATCACCTACCGTTGGCATTCAAAGTCATGGCGTCCTGGGGGTTTGAATATAAGGCAATTCATACGTGGGTCAAGGTTACTCAAGACAGAAGCAAGATTAGATACGGTATTGGACACTATGGGCGAAATGCAACTGAGCAAATTTTAGTAGGTCGTAAAGGTAAGGCCAAGACCTTTACTGCCCTTGGACTAACCGATATTCCCACCGCATTTCAAGCTCCTGTGGGTAAGCATTCTCAAAAGCCTGAAGAGTTTTACCAGATGGCAGATCGGCTAGGTGATGCCCTCGGGGGTCAGCGGATTGAGTTGTTCTCTCGGTGCCCTCGTCCAGGCTGGGAGAACTGGGGAGCGGAGGCATAG